The Peribacillus sp. FSL E2-0218 genome contains a region encoding:
- a CDS encoding DNA polymerase IV — MKDMYPKNGRVILHVDMNSFYASVEMSYDVSLKGKPLAIAGNVEERRGIIVTCSYEARKFGVKTTMPIWQAKKLCPQLIIQKPNFERYRKASLAIFDLLRQYTEMVEPVSIDEGYLDISECAELGSPLEIAKSIQERIYNTMDLPCSIGIAPNKFLAKTASDMQKPMGITVLRKRDIPEKLWPLQVGEMHGIGQKTSEKLHAIGIITIKDLAQSRDSQLKQLLGINGIRLKDRANGIDSRIVDPESIFDHKSIGNSTTLPHDSTNQKELLGVLEKLSGKVAARLKNKRLLGQKIGVTIRYKDRRTITRSRTVSNPVFEKKDILAGATDLFMKNWNGEGIRLLGVTAHDVIEKESAFMQLDIFSFQKEAEKEPLYEAMEHLQNKYGENIIKKGIPLKHGSIGTDTSFSKDFFEQSRRKDPPGGKE; from the coding sequence ATGAAGGATATGTACCCAAAAAATGGCAGGGTCATTCTCCATGTAGACATGAATAGTTTCTATGCTTCGGTGGAGATGTCCTATGATGTTTCTTTGAAAGGTAAGCCGCTTGCCATCGCCGGTAATGTCGAAGAGAGAAGGGGCATAATCGTCACCTGCAGCTATGAAGCGAGGAAGTTTGGGGTCAAAACGACGATGCCGATATGGCAGGCGAAAAAACTCTGTCCCCAATTGATCATTCAGAAGCCTAATTTTGAGCGTTATCGGAAGGCGTCACTGGCCATTTTTGATTTATTAAGGCAATATACAGAGATGGTTGAACCGGTTTCAATCGATGAAGGGTATCTGGATATTAGCGAATGCGCCGAATTGGGCTCACCTTTGGAAATAGCAAAAAGCATTCAGGAACGGATTTATAACACGATGGATCTCCCGTGCAGCATAGGGATTGCACCTAATAAATTCCTGGCCAAAACGGCCTCGGATATGCAGAAGCCAATGGGTATCACCGTTTTAAGGAAGAGGGACATTCCCGAGAAGCTTTGGCCACTGCAAGTCGGCGAAATGCATGGCATCGGCCAAAAAACCTCCGAAAAACTTCATGCGATCGGCATCATTACGATCAAAGATCTTGCCCAATCCCGGGACAGTCAGCTTAAACAATTGCTTGGGATAAATGGAATCCGTTTGAAAGACAGGGCAAATGGCATTGATTCGAGGATCGTGGATCCCGAATCGATTTTTGATCATAAGAGCATAGGAAACTCGACCACACTCCCGCATGACTCCACCAACCAAAAAGAACTGCTCGGTGTCCTGGAAAAGCTTTCGGGGAAGGTGGCTGCCCGTTTGAAAAATAAACGTCTCCTTGGCCAAAAAATAGGGGTGACGATCCGTTACAAAGATCGCCGCACCATTACGAGAAGCCGGACCGTCTCCAACCCGGTGTTTGAAAAAAAGGACATATTGGCTGGAGCGACCGATCTTTTCATGAAAAATTGGAATGGCGAAGGAATCAGGCTTCTCGGTGTAACCGCCCATGATGTCATCGAGAAAGAGTCTGCCTTCATGCAACTGGATATTTTTTCCTTCCAAAAGGAGGCAGAAAAGGAACCGTTGTATGAAGCGATGGAACACTTGCAAAATAAGTACGGAGAAAATATTATTAAAAAGGGAATACCCTTGAAGCACGGTTCGATCGGAACAGACACGAGCTTCAGTAAAGACTTCTTCGAGCAATCAAGGAGGAAGGATCCTCCAGGTGGCAAAGAATAG
- the gndA gene encoding NADP-dependent phosphogluconate dehydrogenase: protein MTKQQIGVIGLAVMGKNLAFNIESRGYSISVYNRSGSKTDDMMKEAEGKNVKAAYTLEEFVDSLETPRKILLMVKAGAATDATIEQLKPLLEKGDIVIDGGNTFFKDTQRRNEELSQLGIHFIGTGVSGGEEGALTGPSIMPGGQKEAYELVAPILKDISAKVDGDACCTYIGPDGAGHYVKMVHNGIEYGDMQLISESYFLMKNLLGLSAEEFHEVFTEWNEGELDSYLIEITADIFKKYDEETGKPMVDVILDKAGQKGTGKWTSQSALDLGVPLPIITESVFARFISAIKDERVEASKILRGPNAESFTGDKKALIESIRKALYMSKICSYAQGFAQMKAASEENDWNLQYGDIAMIFRGGCIIRAQFLQKIKDAYDREANLNNLLLDPYFQGIVESYQGALREVVSTAVMNGIPVPCLSSALAYFDSYRTETLPANLIQAQRDYFGAHTYQRIDKEGTFHTEWMEK from the coding sequence ATGACAAAACAACAGATTGGTGTTATCGGACTCGCAGTAATGGGTAAGAATCTTGCATTCAATATCGAGAGCAGAGGCTATTCCATATCCGTTTATAATCGCTCAGGTTCAAAAACGGATGACATGATGAAGGAAGCGGAAGGCAAAAATGTCAAAGCGGCGTATACGCTTGAAGAATTCGTCGATTCATTGGAAACGCCACGCAAAATTTTATTGATGGTTAAAGCCGGCGCGGCCACAGATGCAACCATCGAGCAATTAAAACCGTTACTTGAAAAAGGTGACATCGTCATTGATGGCGGTAATACGTTCTTCAAAGACACTCAACGCCGCAATGAGGAACTTAGCCAGCTCGGCATCCATTTCATCGGTACAGGCGTCTCGGGCGGGGAAGAAGGAGCGCTAACGGGTCCCTCCATCATGCCTGGCGGTCAAAAAGAAGCATATGAACTGGTTGCACCGATCTTGAAGGATATTTCAGCTAAAGTCGATGGTGATGCTTGCTGTACGTATATCGGGCCGGATGGAGCAGGTCATTATGTGAAAATGGTACATAACGGGATCGAGTATGGCGACATGCAGCTAATTTCCGAATCTTATTTCCTTATGAAAAATCTTCTTGGACTTTCTGCTGAGGAATTCCATGAAGTATTCACCGAATGGAATGAAGGGGAACTTGATAGCTATCTGATTGAAATCACCGCTGATATCTTCAAAAAGTATGATGAAGAAACAGGGAAACCGATGGTTGATGTCATTTTGGATAAAGCCGGCCAAAAGGGAACCGGGAAATGGACAAGCCAAAGTGCCCTTGATCTTGGTGTACCGCTGCCAATCATTACCGAATCCGTATTCGCCCGGTTCATTTCGGCCATCAAGGACGAACGTGTCGAAGCGAGCAAAATCCTGCGCGGTCCAAATGCCGAAAGCTTTACAGGCGATAAGAAGGCTTTGATCGAAAGCATTCGTAAAGCACTTTATATGAGCAAAATCTGTTCCTACGCGCAAGGATTCGCTCAAATGAAAGCAGCGTCGGAAGAAAATGACTGGAACTTGCAATATGGTGATATCGCGATGATTTTCCGTGGCGGCTGCATCATCCGTGCGCAATTCCTGCAAAAAATCAAGGATGCCTACGATCGTGAAGCGAACCTGAACAACCTCCTGCTGGACCCTTACTTCCAAGGAATCGTTGAAAGCTACCAAGGGGCGTTACGTGAGGTCGTATCAACGGCGGTAATGAACGGGATACCGGTTCCTTGCCTATCATCTGCCCTTGCTTATTTCGACAGCTATCGCACTGAAACGCTGCCAGCCAATTTAATTCAAGCGCAACGTGATTATTTCGGAGCTCATACGTACCAACGTATCGATAAAGAAGGTACATTCCATACTGAATGGATGGAAAAATAA